A window of the Amycolatopsis solani genome harbors these coding sequences:
- a CDS encoding amidase: protein MGRRPVFLAILAAALVLVTGTPATAAPARFDLDSADIPALQARMASGRLTAVGLTGSYLDRIHRIDGRVNAVLALNPAALSQAAASDARRRAHRLRGPLDGIPVLVKDNVDTRDQWTTAGSRALRSLPAKDATLITRLRDAGAVILGKANLSEWANFRAAKPTSGWSGVGGQTNNPYVLDRNPCGSSAGSAAGVAASLAQVAIGSETDGSIVCPAGMTATVGHKPSLGLVSRTGVVPISAEQDTAGPIARNVVDVALTLSVLQGRDPADPATAQYPKSQPTDYAKLLKPGVLRGARIGLWRLPVLGRETDAVMTSARNSLVKAGATVVEVTPPYQARLGELEFPALLTEFHRDIDKYLATRPRGPRNLAELIAYNRADPLERTCFAGQELFEQALAAPPPTDPGYLAGRAELSDLARRSLDETLAKYRLDAIASPTNPPAWPTDCAVGDNDVIPSSTPAAVAGYPDVTVPAGFAGALPVGISFMGARWSDARMLGLAADFERAAPARVPPRYLPTSPS, encoded by the coding sequence ATGGGGCGGCGGCCGGTGTTCCTCGCGATCCTGGCCGCCGCACTCGTGCTTGTCACGGGCACACCCGCGACAGCGGCGCCCGCCCGCTTCGACCTCGACTCGGCCGACATCCCGGCACTGCAGGCGCGGATGGCGTCCGGCCGGCTCACCGCGGTGGGCCTGACCGGCAGTTACCTCGACCGGATCCACCGGATCGACGGCAGGGTCAACGCGGTCCTCGCGCTCAACCCGGCGGCCCTGAGCCAGGCCGCGGCGAGTGACGCCCGGCGTCGCGCGCACCGCCTGCGCGGCCCCCTCGACGGCATCCCGGTGCTGGTCAAGGACAACGTCGACACCCGCGACCAGTGGACGACGGCGGGCTCGCGGGCCCTGCGCAGCCTCCCGGCGAAGGACGCCACGCTGATCACCCGGTTGCGGGACGCCGGAGCGGTGATCCTCGGCAAGGCGAACCTGTCCGAATGGGCGAACTTCCGCGCCGCGAAACCGACGTCGGGCTGGTCGGGCGTGGGTGGTCAGACGAACAACCCGTACGTGCTGGACCGCAACCCGTGCGGGTCGTCCGCCGGGTCCGCGGCCGGCGTCGCCGCGTCGCTGGCCCAGGTCGCGATCGGCTCGGAGACCGACGGCTCGATCGTGTGCCCGGCCGGGATGACCGCGACGGTCGGTCACAAACCCAGCCTCGGCCTGGTCAGCCGCACCGGCGTGGTGCCGATCTCCGCCGAGCAGGACACCGCCGGGCCGATCGCCCGCAACGTCGTCGACGTCGCGCTGACGCTGTCGGTCCTGCAGGGGCGGGACCCCGCGGATCCCGCGACGGCGCAGTACCCGAAGTCGCAGCCGACGGACTACGCGAAGCTGCTGAAGCCGGGCGTCCTGCGCGGCGCGCGGATCGGCCTCTGGCGGCTGCCGGTGCTCGGCCGCGAGACCGACGCGGTCATGACGTCCGCCCGGAATTCCCTGGTCAAGGCAGGTGCGACGGTCGTCGAAGTGACTCCGCCGTACCAGGCCCGGCTCGGCGAACTGGAGTTCCCGGCGCTGCTCACGGAGTTCCACCGGGACATCGACAAGTACCTGGCCACCCGTCCGCGCGGGCCGCGGAACCTGGCCGAGCTGATCGCCTACAACCGGGCGGACCCGCTGGAGCGGACGTGCTTCGCCGGGCAGGAGCTGTTCGAGCAGGCGCTGGCCGCGCCGCCGCCGACCGACCCGGGCTACCTCGCCGGCCGGGCGGAGCTCTCGGATCTTGCCCGCCGCTCCCTCGACGAGACGCTGGCGAAGTACCGCCTGGACGCGATCGCGTCGCCGACGAACCCGCCGGCGTGGCCGACCGACTGCGCGGTGGGCGACAACGACGTGATCCCGTCGTCGACCCCGGCCGCGGTGGCGGGCTACCCGGACGTGACCGTGCCCGCGGGGTTTGCCGGCGCCCTCCCGGTGGGTATCTCATTCATGGGTGCCCGGTGGTCGGACGCCCGGATGCTCGGTCTCGCGGCCGACTTCGAACGGGCCGCGCCGGCGCGGGTCCCGCCGCGCTACCTGCCGACGTCGCCGTCGTAG
- the glnA gene encoding type I glutamate--ammonia ligase, with product MDRQQEFVLRTLEERDIRFVRLWFTDVLGFLKSVAVAPAELEGAFTEGIGFDGSAIEGFARVYESDMVAKPDPATFQVLPWETPDGGPYSARMFCDIAMPDGSPSWADPRHVLRRQLSKAAEAGFTCYVHPEIEFFLLANLPDDGSEPEPADNGGYFDQASHATATHFRRHAIETLEAMGISVEFSHHEGAPGQQEIDLRYADALTMADNVMTFRYVVKEVALTQGVRATFMPKPFTDQPGSGMHTHISLFEGDRNAFYDAEDPHELSDTGKAFVAGLLHHAKEISAVTNQWVNSYKRLISGSEAPTTVSWGRANRSALVRVPMYSPGKASSRRVEIRTLDSACNPYLAYSVILAAGLKGIEKGYELPPPAEDNIWQLSDSERRAAGYSQLPQNLGEALAEMEKSELLPEALGEHVYDFFLRNKRVEWDNYRSAVTPYELRTLLPVL from the coding sequence ATGGATCGCCAGCAGGAATTCGTGCTCCGCACGCTCGAGGAGCGCGACATCCGTTTCGTCCGTCTCTGGTTCACCGATGTGCTGGGGTTCCTCAAGTCCGTCGCGGTCGCGCCCGCCGAGCTCGAGGGCGCTTTCACCGAGGGAATCGGGTTCGACGGCTCCGCCATCGAGGGCTTCGCGCGCGTCTACGAATCGGACATGGTCGCCAAACCGGACCCGGCCACCTTCCAGGTCCTGCCGTGGGAGACCCCGGACGGCGGCCCGTACTCGGCGCGCATGTTCTGCGACATCGCGATGCCGGACGGCTCGCCGTCGTGGGCCGACCCGCGGCACGTCCTCCGGCGTCAGCTGTCGAAGGCCGCCGAAGCGGGCTTCACCTGCTACGTGCACCCCGAGATCGAGTTCTTCCTCCTCGCCAACCTGCCCGACGACGGCAGCGAGCCGGAGCCCGCCGACAACGGCGGCTACTTCGACCAGGCCAGCCACGCGACGGCGACGCACTTCCGGCGGCACGCCATCGAGACCCTCGAGGCGATGGGCATCTCGGTCGAGTTCAGCCACCACGAAGGGGCACCGGGCCAGCAGGAAATCGACCTCCGTTACGCCGATGCGCTGACGATGGCCGACAACGTGATGACGTTCCGCTACGTCGTCAAGGAGGTCGCGCTGACCCAGGGCGTGCGCGCGACGTTCATGCCGAAGCCGTTCACGGACCAGCCCGGCTCGGGCATGCACACCCACATCAGCCTGTTCGAAGGCGATCGCAACGCCTTCTACGACGCCGAGGACCCGCACGAGCTGTCGGACACCGGCAAGGCGTTCGTCGCGGGCCTGCTGCACCACGCCAAGGAGATCTCCGCGGTCACCAACCAGTGGGTGAACTCCTACAAACGCCTGATCAGCGGCAGTGAAGCGCCGACGACGGTTTCGTGGGGCCGGGCGAACCGCTCCGCGCTCGTCCGCGTCCCGATGTATTCACCCGGAAAGGCGTCATCCCGGCGGGTGGAGATCCGTACGCTGGACTCGGCGTGCAACCCGTACCTGGCGTACTCGGTCATCCTGGCCGCCGGGCTGAAGGGGATCGAGAAGGGCTACGAGCTGCCGCCGCCGGCCGAGGACAACATCTGGCAGCTGAGCGACTCCGAGCGGCGCGCCGCCGGGTACTCGCAGCTGCCGCAGAACCTGGGGGAGGCGCTGGCGGAGATGGAGAAGTCCGAACTCCTGCCGGAAGCGCTCGGCGAGCACGTCTACGACTTCTTCCTCCGGAACAAGCGCGTGGAGTGGGACAACTACCGCAGCGCGGTCACCCCGTACGAACTCCGAACGCTCCTCCCGGTGCTCTGA
- a CDS encoding MFS transporter, whose amino-acid sequence MTVETRPAPKLHRAWPIAGAAFVALLASAGFRAAPGVLIDPLHQEFGWSTATISSAVSVNLVLFGLFAPFAAALMERFGIRRVSATALFVIALGAGGTVFMTASWQLILCWGVLVGLGTGSMAMGFAAMVAARWFVRSRGVVTGVLTAAGATGQLIFLPLIANLAVTSGWRTASLVIAIAALAVVPVVLLVIRDHPADIGTTAYGAPSDAEVTRPAPTTGSVRRALSVLRQAARTRTFWLLAAGFAICGATTNGLVGTHFVPAAHDHGMPQTTAAGLLALVGVFDVVGTIFSGWLTDRVDPRLLLGVYYALRGLSLALLPQLFTDSVQPSMWAFILFYGLDWVATVPPTVALCVRAFGDAGPIVFGWVFASHQLGAAFAASAAGLVRDQLGNYNVAWYSAAVLAVLASAASLAITRAKKPVPVLAS is encoded by the coding sequence GTGACTGTTGAGACCCGTCCCGCCCCGAAGCTGCACCGCGCCTGGCCGATCGCCGGTGCCGCCTTCGTCGCGCTGCTGGCTTCCGCCGGCTTCCGCGCCGCCCCCGGCGTCCTCATCGACCCGCTGCACCAGGAGTTCGGCTGGTCGACGGCGACGATCAGCTCGGCCGTCTCGGTCAACCTGGTGCTCTTCGGCCTCTTCGCGCCCTTCGCGGCCGCGTTGATGGAACGCTTCGGCATCCGCCGCGTGTCGGCGACGGCGTTGTTCGTCATCGCCCTCGGCGCGGGCGGCACGGTGTTCATGACCGCGAGCTGGCAGCTCATCCTGTGCTGGGGCGTCCTGGTCGGCCTGGGCACCGGCTCGATGGCGATGGGCTTCGCGGCGATGGTCGCCGCCCGCTGGTTCGTCCGCAGCCGCGGCGTCGTGACGGGCGTCCTGACCGCGGCGGGCGCCACCGGCCAGCTGATCTTCCTCCCGCTCATCGCGAACCTCGCGGTGACCTCGGGCTGGCGGACGGCGTCACTGGTCATCGCGATCGCGGCGCTCGCCGTCGTCCCGGTGGTCCTGCTGGTCATCCGCGACCACCCGGCCGACATCGGCACCACGGCGTACGGCGCGCCGTCCGACGCGGAGGTCACCCGCCCGGCCCCGACGACCGGCTCGGTCCGCCGGGCGCTCTCGGTGCTGCGCCAAGCCGCCCGCACCCGTACGTTCTGGCTGCTCGCCGCCGGTTTCGCGATCTGCGGAGCGACGACGAACGGCCTGGTCGGCACCCACTTCGTCCCGGCGGCCCACGACCACGGCATGCCCCAGACGACCGCGGCGGGCCTGCTGGCCCTGGTCGGCGTCTTCGACGTCGTCGGCACCATCTTTTCGGGCTGGCTCACCGACCGCGTCGACCCGCGGCTCCTGCTCGGCGTGTACTACGCGCTGCGCGGGCTGTCGCTGGCCCTGCTGCCGCAGCTGTTCACGGACTCGGTCCAGCCGAGCATGTGGGCGTTCATCCTGTTCTACGGCCTCGACTGGGTGGCCACGGTTCCCCCGACGGTGGCGCTCTGCGTCCGCGCCTTCGGCGACGCGGGCCCGATCGTGTTCGGCTGGGTCTTCGCGAGCCACCAGCTGGGCGCGGCGTTCGCGGCCTCGGCGGCCGGCCTGGTCCGCGACCAGCTGGGCAACTACAACGTGGCCTGGTACTCGGCGGCGGTCCTGGCGGTGCTGGCGTCGGCGGCGTCACTGGCCATCACCCGCGCGAAGAAGCCCGTTCCGGTGCTCGCGAGCTGA
- a CDS encoding LppX_LprAFG lipoprotein, translated as MPRAALLLVLLLTAGCTGSPDTRGPFPAGADLVRDAATSFAAVRSVHFAAGVNGVLPGFPLRQIEGDATLDEGGGATGTADVQDGDGHTKLRFTVRKDDVTTEPEVGPLPEMYTVGAFLGPSAGLKRLLDGVTDAKTEGKENVDGAAALRVGGKVPAAVAHGVLPQVTEDVVVKVWVSVDGPRRFTRLWAQIPPAGDHLSPVMIELSLTRQNEPVDLG; from the coding sequence ATGCCCCGCGCCGCCCTTCTGCTCGTGCTCCTGCTGACCGCCGGCTGTACCGGATCACCGGACACGCGAGGGCCCTTCCCCGCGGGCGCCGACCTGGTCCGCGACGCCGCGACGTCGTTCGCCGCGGTCCGCAGCGTGCACTTCGCGGCCGGCGTCAACGGCGTGCTCCCCGGCTTCCCGCTCCGGCAGATCGAGGGCGACGCGACCCTCGACGAAGGCGGCGGGGCGACCGGCACGGCCGACGTCCAGGACGGGGACGGGCACACGAAGTTGCGGTTCACCGTCCGCAAGGACGACGTCACGACGGAGCCCGAGGTCGGGCCCCTGCCGGAGATGTACACCGTGGGCGCGTTCCTCGGCCCGTCCGCCGGGCTGAAGCGGCTCCTCGACGGCGTGACCGACGCCAAGACCGAGGGCAAGGAGAACGTCGACGGCGCCGCGGCCCTGCGCGTCGGCGGCAAGGTGCCCGCGGCCGTCGCGCACGGCGTGCTGCCGCAGGTCACCGAGGACGTCGTCGTCAAGGTATGGGTTTCGGTCGACGGGCCGCGGCGGTTCACCCGCCTGTGGGCGCAGATCCCGCCGGCCGGGGACCACCTCAGCCCCGTGATGATCGAACTGTCGCTGACCAGGCAGAACGAGCCGGTCGACCTCGGCTAG
- a CDS encoding alpha/beta hydrolase, with amino-acid sequence MLRAVGAVALAVLLAACTSAPAPVPLPPPPPDLGKFTSQQLTWTPCGQALDCAHLTVPLDYAAPDGKTVTVGLLRHKAAKQRIGSLVVNPGGPGGSGTATAAALAKTPAAAPLLDRFDLVGFDPRGVGTSEPRITCRTDAEQDADRASDIESDASPDGVKKQLAETTAYGAKCVEATKYGKEFLANAGTRDVVRDLDVLRAVLGDEKLTYLGYSYGTQIGAAYAEAYPRNVRALLLDGAVDPAQGLVDSLVTQAAGFQDALNEFTKWCTCPFAGSTEAFQRLVRPLVAKPLPAGTRKLSFEDSITGTFGGLYSRGDWPALKAALAQVAQGNGRTLLAFADDYYQRDPEGHYSGAIDAYFAVRCVDHTRVTDRAEIDRAHGEMLAGAPFLAGGTPDTSELDICSTWPVPPTSAEHTPRAPGLPKPLVVSTTHDPATPYRQGVDLARDLDGVLLTHEGVQHTVFLQGNVCVDRAGIAYLIGGTAATTRC; translated from the coding sequence GTGCTCCGGGCAGTAGGCGCCGTCGCGCTGGCGGTGCTGCTGGCGGCGTGCACGAGTGCTCCGGCACCCGTGCCGCTGCCACCACCACCTCCTGACCTGGGGAAGTTCACGTCGCAGCAGCTCACCTGGACCCCGTGCGGGCAGGCGCTGGACTGCGCGCACCTGACCGTTCCGCTGGACTACGCGGCGCCGGACGGCAAGACCGTCACGGTCGGCCTGCTGAGGCACAAGGCGGCGAAGCAGCGGATCGGCTCGCTGGTCGTCAACCCCGGTGGGCCGGGCGGTTCGGGGACGGCGACGGCGGCGGCGCTGGCGAAGACCCCCGCCGCCGCGCCCCTGCTGGACCGGTTCGACCTGGTCGGCTTCGACCCGCGGGGCGTCGGCACCAGCGAGCCGCGGATCACCTGCCGCACCGACGCCGAGCAGGACGCGGACCGCGCGTCGGATATCGAGAGCGACGCGTCGCCCGATGGGGTGAAAAAGCAGCTCGCCGAGACGACCGCGTACGGCGCGAAGTGCGTCGAAGCGACGAAGTACGGCAAAGAGTTCCTCGCCAACGCCGGCACCCGGGACGTCGTCCGCGACCTCGACGTCCTCCGCGCGGTGCTCGGCGACGAGAAGCTCACCTATCTCGGCTATTCGTACGGGACGCAGATCGGCGCGGCCTACGCCGAGGCGTACCCGCGCAACGTCCGCGCGTTGCTGCTCGACGGGGCCGTCGACCCCGCGCAGGGCCTGGTGGACTCGCTGGTCACGCAGGCCGCGGGCTTCCAGGACGCCCTGAACGAGTTCACGAAGTGGTGCACGTGCCCGTTCGCCGGCAGCACGGAAGCGTTCCAGCGGCTCGTGCGCCCGCTGGTCGCGAAGCCCCTCCCGGCGGGGACCCGGAAGCTGTCGTTCGAGGACTCGATCACGGGCACGTTCGGCGGGCTCTACTCCCGCGGCGACTGGCCCGCGTTGAAGGCCGCGCTCGCGCAGGTGGCCCAGGGCAACGGCCGGACGCTGCTGGCCTTCGCCGACGACTACTACCAGCGCGACCCGGAAGGCCACTACAGCGGCGCGATCGACGCGTACTTCGCCGTCCGCTGCGTCGACCACACCCGCGTGACCGACCGGGCCGAGATCGACCGCGCGCACGGGGAGATGCTGGCCGGCGCGCCCTTCCTGGCCGGCGGCACGCCGGACACGAGCGAACTCGACATCTGCTCGACCTGGCCGGTCCCGCCGACGTCGGCCGAACACACGCCGCGCGCCCCCGGCCTGCCGAAACCCCTGGTCGTGTCGACCACGCACGACCCGGCCACGCCGTACCGGCAGGGCGTCGACCTCGCCAGGGACCTCGACGGCGTCCTGCTCACCCACGAAGGCGTCCAGCACACGGTGTTCCTGCAGGGCAACGTGTGCGTGGACCGCGCGGGCATCGCGTACCTGATCGGCGGCACCGCCGCGACCACCCGCTGCTAG
- a CDS encoding alpha/beta hydrolase → MLIAASLAACTSSGKPAPVAPTTESHPPSGPVPAGLERFYGQSLSWADCAPYATSEDSRSAFQAKDVQCARLTVPLDYAKPAGETITLGLLRHKASDEGSRIGSLVVNPGGPGASGMVAAAGLVKPTASTGLGKRFDLVGFDPRGIGASQPAIHCLTDSERDADRADDSETDGSPAGVLKQEAQEKDFAAKCAQRTDDGAGMLANVGTRDVVKDLDVLRSVLGDEKLTYLGYSYGTRIGSAYAEAFPKNVRAMILDGAVDPEQDAVESLVAQGQGFGTAFTEFAKWCTAQQDCALGGDAGAAVTAFQNLVRPLIDFPVPVGDGRKLSYEDATTGVIQALYQQSLWDTLNSGLNELKQHRGATLEKLADIYNERDSTGKYGTTQDAFTAVRCVDDPRVTDPQVILKAQEEYVKVAPFLDDGRPASAARDACAFWPVPNTSEPHVPNVEGLAKTLVISTTNDPATPYQAGVNLAKGLKGALLTFEGTQHTVFLQGVKCVDEAGVDYLVDGTVPPDGTRCSGQ, encoded by the coding sequence GTGCTGATCGCGGCCTCGCTGGCCGCCTGCACGTCCTCCGGAAAGCCGGCGCCGGTCGCGCCGACGACGGAGTCGCACCCGCCGTCCGGGCCGGTGCCGGCCGGGCTGGAGCGGTTCTACGGCCAGAGCCTGTCCTGGGCCGACTGCGCACCTTACGCGACGTCGGAGGACTCGCGGTCGGCCTTCCAGGCGAAAGACGTCCAGTGCGCGCGGCTGACCGTGCCGCTGGACTACGCGAAGCCGGCGGGGGAGACCATCACGCTGGGCTTGCTCCGGCACAAGGCGTCCGACGAGGGCTCCCGGATCGGGTCGCTCGTGGTCAACCCGGGCGGCCCCGGCGCCTCCGGCATGGTCGCGGCCGCCGGGCTGGTCAAGCCGACGGCGAGCACCGGCCTCGGCAAGCGCTTCGACCTGGTCGGCTTCGACCCGCGCGGCATCGGCGCGAGCCAGCCGGCCATCCACTGCCTGACCGACTCCGAGCGCGACGCCGACCGCGCCGACGACAGCGAGACCGACGGCTCGCCCGCCGGGGTGCTCAAGCAGGAAGCGCAGGAAAAGGACTTCGCCGCGAAGTGCGCCCAGCGCACCGACGACGGCGCCGGGATGCTCGCGAACGTCGGCACCCGGGACGTCGTGAAGGACCTGGACGTCCTCCGCTCGGTCCTCGGCGACGAAAAGTTGACCTATTTGGGCTACTCCTACGGCACCCGGATCGGGTCGGCCTACGCCGAAGCGTTCCCGAAGAACGTCCGCGCGATGATCCTCGACGGCGCCGTCGACCCCGAGCAGGACGCCGTCGAGTCGCTGGTCGCGCAGGGCCAGGGCTTCGGGACGGCGTTCACCGAGTTCGCCAAGTGGTGCACCGCCCAGCAGGACTGCGCGCTCGGCGGGGACGCGGGCGCCGCGGTCACGGCGTTCCAGAACCTGGTCCGCCCGCTGATCGACTTCCCGGTGCCCGTCGGCGACGGCCGCAAGCTCTCCTACGAGGACGCCACCACCGGCGTCATCCAGGCGCTCTACCAGCAGAGCCTCTGGGACACCCTCAACTCCGGCCTCAACGAGCTGAAGCAGCATCGCGGCGCGACGCTGGAGAAGCTGGCGGACATCTACAACGAGCGTGACTCCACCGGCAAGTACGGCACCACGCAGGACGCCTTCACCGCGGTCCGCTGCGTCGACGACCCGCGCGTCACGGACCCGCAGGTCATCCTGAAGGCGCAGGAGGAGTACGTGAAGGTGGCGCCGTTCCTCGACGACGGCCGCCCGGCTTCGGCGGCCCGCGACGCCTGCGCGTTCTGGCCGGTGCCGAACACCTCCGAGCCGCACGTGCCGAACGTCGAGGGCCTGGCGAAGACGCTGGTCATCTCGACGACCAACGACCCGGCGACGCCGTACCAGGCCGGCGTCAACCTCGCGAAGGGCCTGAAGGGCGCGCTGCTGACCTTCGAGGGCACCCAGCACACGGTGTTCCTCCAGGGCGTGAAGTGCGTGGACGAGGCGGGCGTGGACTACCTCGTCGACGGCACGGTGCCGCCGGACGGGACCCGGTGCTCCGGGCAGTAG
- the secA2 gene encoding accessory Sec system translocase SecA2, whose amino-acid sequence MAALISRVGKKLRRIIQRPGSVELTRYEALLPAVEKLEPELEKLSDEELTERAGELREKLKDTAFGDNHLIEICALGREAARRALGERAFDVQILGTMGLLSKHVVQMETGEGKTLAGALAAAGYAIRGKRAHVVTVNDYLARRDAEWMGPVYALLGVSVGWVEPAHSREERKVAYAKDVTYGAVAEIGFDVLRDRLVTSVDDLVQPEPEVAIVDEADSVLVDEARVPLVMAGSIDHTDADEEVAKVVRRLRLNLHYETDSEGRNAWLTDAGASVVAKSLGLEVDDLYGETASDRLPAVNVALHAHALLTRDVDYLVRDGKVQLINAARGRVAELQRWPDGLQAAVEAKEQVTATDRGEILDSITVQALLARYPEVAGMTGTAVAVAEQLREFYELEVAVIPPNTPNVREDLEDRVFASPSQKLRAIEEEIRTVHETGRPILVGTQDVAESEELAEKLAKVDLECVVLNARNDAEEAAIIAEAGKKGAVTVSTQMAGRGTDIRLGGTDGATREEVVELGGLHVIGTARYPSSRLDGQLRGRSGRQGDPGSAIFFASLNDELVLSNAPDVPEGIVDDEETGEITDGAALRQLNHAQRVAEGVDLEIHRNTWRYTRLIERQRRDLLTHRDKVLRTAYAAEAMEKAHPEKFGELKEKLDDQEKLEQMCREVLLFHIDQLWSDHLAYLTDVRESIHLRALARETPLDEFHRAAIPEFHKIIGEADSRAAKTLEEAELTDEGIDLGEAGVRRANTTWTYLVHDNPFDSDFEQTIKKVRSMIKRK is encoded by the coding sequence GTGGCAGCACTGATCAGCCGGGTGGGCAAGAAGCTCCGCCGGATCATCCAGCGGCCGGGCAGCGTCGAGCTGACCCGCTACGAAGCACTGCTGCCCGCGGTCGAGAAGCTCGAACCCGAGCTCGAGAAGCTCTCCGACGAAGAGCTGACCGAGCGGGCGGGCGAACTCCGCGAGAAGCTGAAGGACACCGCGTTCGGCGACAACCACCTGATCGAGATCTGCGCGCTCGGTCGCGAGGCCGCCCGGCGCGCGCTCGGCGAGCGTGCGTTCGACGTCCAGATCCTCGGCACGATGGGCCTGCTCAGCAAGCACGTCGTCCAGATGGAGACCGGTGAGGGCAAGACGCTCGCCGGTGCGCTGGCCGCGGCCGGCTACGCGATCCGCGGGAAGCGCGCGCACGTCGTCACGGTCAACGACTACCTGGCCCGCCGCGACGCCGAGTGGATGGGCCCGGTGTACGCCCTGCTCGGCGTGTCGGTCGGCTGGGTCGAGCCCGCGCACTCGCGCGAGGAGCGCAAGGTCGCCTACGCCAAGGACGTCACCTACGGCGCCGTCGCCGAGATCGGCTTCGACGTGCTGCGCGACCGCCTGGTCACCAGCGTGGACGACCTCGTCCAGCCCGAACCCGAGGTCGCGATCGTCGACGAGGCGGACTCGGTGCTGGTCGACGAGGCCCGCGTCCCGTTGGTGATGGCCGGCTCGATCGACCACACCGACGCCGACGAAGAGGTCGCGAAGGTCGTCCGGCGGCTGCGGCTCAACCTGCACTACGAAACCGACAGCGAGGGCCGCAACGCCTGGCTGACCGACGCCGGCGCGTCCGTCGTCGCGAAGTCGCTCGGCCTGGAGGTCGACGACCTCTACGGCGAGACGGCGTCCGACCGGCTCCCCGCGGTGAACGTCGCGCTGCACGCGCACGCGCTGCTCACCCGCGACGTCGACTACCTGGTCCGAGACGGCAAGGTGCAGCTCATCAACGCCGCCCGCGGCCGCGTCGCCGAGCTGCAGCGCTGGCCGGACGGCCTGCAGGCGGCCGTCGAGGCGAAGGAGCAGGTCACCGCGACCGACCGCGGCGAGATCCTGGACTCGATCACCGTCCAGGCGCTGCTGGCGCGCTACCCCGAGGTCGCGGGCATGACCGGGACCGCGGTCGCCGTCGCCGAGCAGCTGCGCGAGTTCTACGAGCTCGAGGTCGCGGTCATCCCGCCGAACACCCCGAACGTCCGCGAGGACCTGGAAGACCGCGTCTTCGCGTCGCCGTCGCAGAAGCTGCGGGCGATCGAGGAGGAGATCCGGACGGTCCACGAGACCGGGCGGCCGATCCTCGTCGGCACCCAGGACGTCGCCGAGTCCGAAGAGCTGGCCGAGAAGCTGGCGAAGGTCGACCTCGAGTGCGTCGTGCTCAACGCGCGCAACGACGCCGAAGAGGCCGCGATCATCGCCGAAGCCGGCAAGAAGGGCGCGGTCACCGTGTCCACGCAGATGGCGGGCCGCGGTACCGACATCCGGCTGGGCGGCACCGACGGCGCGACCCGCGAAGAGGTCGTCGAGCTGGGCGGCCTGCACGTCATCGGCACCGCGCGGTACCCGTCGAGCCGGCTCGACGGCCAGCTGCGCGGCCGCTCCGGCCGCCAGGGCGACCCGGGCAGCGCGATCTTCTTCGCGAGCCTGAACGACGAGCTCGTGCTGTCGAACGCGCCGGACGTGCCCGAGGGCATCGTCGACGACGAAGAGACCGGCGAGATCACCGACGGCGCGGCGCTGCGGCAGCTCAACCACGCCCAGCGCGTCGCCGAGGGCGTCGACCTCGAGATCCACCGCAACACCTGGCGCTACACGCGGCTGATCGAGCGGCAGCGGCGTGACCTGCTGACCCACCGCGACAAGGTGCTTCGCACCGCGTACGCGGCGGAGGCGATGGAGAAGGCGCACCCGGAGAAGTTCGGCGAGCTGAAGGAGAAGCTCGACGACCAGGAGAAGCTGGAGCAGATGTGCCGCGAGGTGCTGCTGTTCCACATCGACCAGCTCTGGTCGGACCACCTGGCGTACCTGACCGACGTCCGCGAGAGCATCCACCTGCGGGCGTTGGCGCGCGAGACGCCGCTGGACGAGTTCCACCGCGCGGCGATCCCGGAGTTCCACAAGATCATCGGCGAGGCCGACTCGCGGGCGGCGAAGACCCTCGAAGAGGCCGAGCTGACCGACGAGGGCATCGACCTCGGCGAGGCGGGCGTCCGGCGGGCGAACACGACGTGGACGTACCTGGTCCACGACAACCCGTTCGATTCGGACTTCGAGCAGACCATCAAGAAGGTCCGGAGCATGATCAAGCGCAAGTGA